ATGCCACGGGCACTGGGACGCGCCGAACACACGGACACCGCCGCTGCCAAACCCGCTGCCTCCACACAgcccccctcccagcccttcatTCACCCAGCACTCCCTTCAGCCGCCAGCCGCCGCCTCCCAGGCGGTGCCCCGAGGGACCGCCACCGTAGCCCCCGCCACTCCCGGGGGGCCGGGCGCACTCCCCGATCCTACCCAGCGGCTCCGGATCGGGATCCACGGTGACAGGCCGCAGCCTTTCCGAACTTCCCGGCCGCCAGCGCCCGCCTGACGTCACGGCGCCGCGACGCCCCGCGAGGAGGAAGTCACGTGGCCCCCAAAGCCGGGCGCGCCCCCGACGCCGCCGCGCACGCGCGGGCGCCGCCGcggggctttttttttccccccttggaAAGGGGGGGAGCGGGCAGCGCGTCGTGCCGGGATTGACGGGGACGGTGGTAGAGCCGGAGCCGCGGAGGAGCCGGGCGGAGCTGTGCCGGTGAtcgccgcggcggcggcggcaggtCAGTGGGCCGGGGAGGGGCTATGGGTTTGCCGGGTTgcagcgcggcggcggcggcgcagACAGGGGGCGCTGTCGCCCCCTCCGCGTCTTTCCCGCCGCCGCGCGCAGCTTCCCCCCTGAGCCCCCCGCGCGCTCCCCTcacggccggggcgggggggctgcGTCGGTCCCCTCGGGTCATCGCTCCCCGCCGGCATCGCACTGTAACCTTTGCCCGGCCTTTGCCCGCCCCGGGCATCCTCTTCTCCCGGTGCCCGCTGCTCCCGACGCGTGTGGCGCCTTCCTGAGGGCTCGTCACCGCCCCCGGGCGCTGAGGTGGCTTTGCCCGCAAGTGATGCGCAGGTGACTCTCcgtccagcagctctgctgcttgttCAGTTCTTTAATCACCTGCTTTTCCCAACAGGGAAGAACCAGAAATTAGTTCTCAGATCACAAAATTCAGCTGTGTTTCTTGAGGGTGAGATATGGTGAGGTAAAGGAGCTGGGCTGCCCTTTGGGGCAGAGTCTGCTGCTGGCATATATTTTACTTATAACCACATAATCGCTCATGTTGGGAAGAGACCTCTGAGATCGAGTCCAGCCTTTGACcgatcaccaccttgtcaaccagaccatggcactaagtcCCATGTCCAGTCTTGGAACACAAATAAATCCACTCTGCCCCTCCTGGGATGACAGAGGGAAGGGCACAACTGGCACACAGGGATGTGTCTCCCTGTGTGTGTGAACAGCCTTAACACTCATCACTGTCaagctttttctgtttgtgggCACACTAGTTTCATGAATATATTAAATGCCTTACAACTGCGTTTAAAATGATGTATTTGTTTCATTGCTTATaatgggagaggaaaagaagaaggtTCCCTGGGTTTGGGTTAAGAAATTTGTGCTGGCCCCCATCTAGTAACTCCTGTCCTTTGTTACCTCACTTTGCATAGAGAGAAGTttcagggcagggcaggaactTCACTGCTGCAGCGCTGCCTGTGTCTGTATTGGTGTAAAACTGTTACAGGATGTGTCTTTTTAAGTAGTTCCAGGTTTGCTGATTACTTGCATTTATTCTGCGGTACCTGCCTAGGGCTGCCACTGACtgtacagaaacattttcatagtatataaagtattttcaattcttcttttttctcccccacgCCCTGTTGCcccattttactttttaaaatgcccCAAGGAAACAAACATTTGCATCAGTGCTTAAAAGaataaagtgtattttatatCTGCACCCTGTTGTTTCTAGACCTTGGATTACTGTTGAATTTGATTATGTTTTCTAGATTTTGATCATAACAGAAATTGGGGTTGGATATGGGTTAACAGGGGCATCTTTAATTTTTATCGAGCCTAGATAAGTTTCTATAGTTGGGTGTGGAGCTGTGTTATTTTGACTTACATTATCGTTGCTTTCCTAAAGTTCCTTCCCCATGTTTAATTATCCCTCCTTCTTCTGGTTTCACTCTGGCACACAGAGGCACTGcgattttatttcttttaaggagATCTTTTACTTTATCAGTGTGAAGTTTTGAgcctgcttttgctttcctctgattttaattgtttatcagagcagtgctggcagtgtgAGAATTGACatgtgaaaaatacaaattgtcTTGCAGCCGGGCATAGGGAGGTTGCTGCATTAATTACTTGGATTTTCGTGTACATATTAATAGGTGATTTTTGCTCTGACTCTGGAGGAGCTTGCAGTACAAAGTAATTTTCTCAAAGCTTCATTCCTAAAGCACAAAGTGAGGGGGAAGCCCGGAATGCAGCTTGCAGCTGTTTTTATTCTAACTTGAATGAGAACGCCTCCTCTGGGAAGGaagtcccagagctgggagaCTCAACTtaaaacaaagctgtgctgtcCATGAGCCACACTAATATGTTGGTGTGGTCCCTTAATGCTGTTCAGTCACTACAAGTATCCCATAATGATGTTTTACGTTTATGGTGCACCGCCGTGTTAGCCCTCAGCTAAGCAGCGTGTTGTCTGCTGGTTATGAATATAAAAAACTTGCTGAAGGGCTTGAGTGGAGCTTGAACTTGCTGAGCAGTTTTACCTGGCTTATCTTTCCAAGGTAACTGCTGACCTTTCACTACCTTGAGTCGTCAGCTCACAGCGGGGGAGAAACTGATCTCCGGCTGAGGAAGCCTGATTTGCACAATAATTTGGGGACCATTTCCATTTCGCCATCCTGTTGTCGAGGTGGGCTTCCTCTCTGATGGCTGAGCTCACGTTTCGCTCTCTGCTGCCTTGGCAGAGAGCTGAGAAGTCTTTCATATGGTGATTGCGAcattaattactttaatttttgtgttaatttaattttccaaaagCTGTCTGCTTCTGGCAGcgttgctttgttttgctcgTGTGAAATGAGGTACTGAAGTGGTGACTGGCAGTTTTCAGCTACAGCGAATCGAAATGTGAACAAAAGAGATGGATTGATGCATTAAaaaggttttatatttttcaagatGAATCTGTGTATTAAGTCACTTGCTTCTGgttagtatttatttttcaggggCCTCATTCTGACAGACCTTGGTTTGCCATTAAAATCAGAGACCCTTTACTGAATTACTGCTCTTGGGCAGGGCCTTGGCAGATGATGGAGTGAGTGGTTTGCATTTTTGACATaataaagacaaatttttaaaaacaaactgtaCTATTATCTGCCGTGATCAGGGTTAGTTTCTGAAGCGTGTAGTGCTCCTGGGTTTGTTGTGTGATCTTTCTAATGGTTTGTGCTAGGAGTTAGggggagtggggaaaaaaatatgtatcttttTAATTCTTAGAAAAATGCGTTTATGAGGAGGGAAATTagctgcttttcagctttaGTTGTTGTGGACTTCTTTTAGCAAGTAGCTTGCTTTTCTGGTAACAGGGCAAAAGATTGAACAAGAATATTTACTCCTTGAAATaagactttttgtttttttaagattatatTTATCTCTCCTTTGACAGAATGACAGGAATGGAGACTGAAACGACAAGAGACAAAGCCATGGAAGAAGAAAGCActgagcagaaaaaggaaagagagaagaagaagaggtCAAGAGTTAAACAGGTGCTGGCAGATATAGCCAAGCAAGTGGATTTCTGGTTTGGTGATGTTAATCTCCACAAAGACAGATTTCTCCGAGAACAAATAGAGAAGTCCAGAGATGGGTGTAAGTTTATATTCAGCATATTTCAGTGAACAGTTTAGCTTCACTTTGTTCTTCCCTGTATTGCTGGTAACAGCGACAAGTTATTTTGAGGTGCATGTCTTCTCCTGGGAAAGGCAAGAGTTTCATGCTGCAAATCGGCATCAGCAGCTCAGGAGGCAGAACTAGTActagattttaaaaactttgtgctctttctcttctcctgccaCATTAGCCCTAAGTTAAGGACATCTGCCAGGGTAGAAATGACTGGGAgacctggttttctttttccgTTTTTGTACAATTTCAAGAACAAGCCATGAAACGAGTCATTTTGCCCTCAGAGGTACTGTACTTGTTTTGCAGGGTAGATacatgcagaaattaaaattccacTCGAATTTGTTGTTAGGCATAGGtacttttttcatgttttctctcaaagtttgaaaagaaattctatATATGCTTGTAGGGTTACTGTGAGTCTCTTCAGACAATTTTTCGTGTGATTGGTTGGACTTTTCTAAGGGCCCccttaaataattaataaagtaataaataactaaaatttACCCTACATTTTCTAGAGATACTAGAGATGTCTAGATGTTTATTAAGACTGGTGCTACATAATTTTTTGTCAAGGTTTTAGAGGCATGACTCTTGCAAGTGAAGTGCAAGCAGGGGCTTTTTGTGTTGGTAGCACTGGGTTAAATACTCAATAGAGTACTTGAAGGAGAGGCATGTTTTCAATGCAAATTGTTTTTGTGCTGTAAAACTATGGGGGGGGTGGGGTCTCGTCCTTTCTCTTCAAAGACAACAGTTATCAGTGGGGAGGTAAAAGAACAAAATTCCTTTGATAAAGGTtagcacaaaagaaaattaaatttatgtCTACTTGAAACTTGAATTTTGACGGtaaaaattttctgtgaatCCTTGGCTAAATACTGTGCTTAGAACTTGCAGTTTGTTTCGCAAGAAAACTAGTGGAATAGAAGACATCACCTGATTTCATAATTGCACTTTCTTCCACCCTAGATGTTGACATATCACTTCTTGTTTCtttcaacaaaatgaaaaaattgacTACTGACGGCAAGCTGATCGCTCGGGCAGTTAAAAGTTCATCTGTTGTAGAGGTATTTAACATCTCACCTTTCTGTATTGGCTGGTGCTGGAAAAGCAAGCAATAATCTCATGGAAAATGCTTATTTCTCCCTACTTTTAGTTGGACTTGGAAGGAACCAGGATCAGGAGACGCCAACCTCTGGGCGAGCGCCCAAAGGACGTGGACAGTCGCACTGTCTATGTGGTAAGGCTGGACTTGTGTTTCTCCCTGCCTGTTTGTTCCTAACTGTAGAAACTCCATTTGTGCATCAGGATTTTTGTTGGCTGCTGCTGATTGTGCAGCAAaggttaaaaaatattaatagagCAAAGGCAGGTGAGCAAGAGCTGAGAGTGACTGTGGCAAGAAAGGGCTTCGTTTCGTGCTCAGATTTCTTGTGCCAGCTTAAATCGTTTTAAATGCTGAGCCAAATGCTGCCTCTCTGGCTGAAAAGGTGAAATTTCATTGGGCTATTACTGTGTTCACTGGGCTTTTTTAATGCCATTAGAGGAGCACCAGTGGTATTAAGTAATATTTACTAATTACGTTAATGTAGTTAAAGCTTTCTAATAACAACTAAATTAGTTTCTTCAAACAGGATCTAGCTGGGTTCCCAAGTTTTATCAGGGTACTTTAAACAGCATTATCTGTTTATAAGATCTGTTATTGCAAGCGCCTCTGGTTTTGTACACACAAACAACATTCCTTTAAAGGCAGAATATACCTGAAAAATTTTAACAGTCCTCCTAATAGCACACTGTCCTGTGGCTACCTTGATACTGGAATGACTgcttaatttaaatgaaaatagctTGTGCTGATGGGATAAGTCTGCATTTCTCCATGGTATTTCAGCTGTGTCAGAGTGAAAAAGCTGTTAAGTTGTTGAGCCACTTGAGTGGTCGCTTGGAAAAAATCCGATGGTTGAGCTGCTGCTTATTTATAAACCCTCggcagtttttttgtttgttttttttttttccccccactagATTTGAAGCCACTGTGGAATTTGCTTTGtctctgtttggtttttatgACAAGTACCATTTTTGCTCTGTACCTGCAGCTGTTAGCAGCTGACTTAGTATTTTCCAGACAGCACTGAGTTTTCTGTGATAAAGATGCACAATAATCATGGCCAAAATGCCAGCCCATCCAGATAAGGAGGAACTGAATTGCTCTGATGATTCCTTCCTTAACAAAAGCCCCAAAAAggtggttgggttttgtttcttttaaatacaatgtGCCAGACATAATATTTTCCTAACGTGATTGCAGGGACTGCTTAGAACTCTGAAATACTTTGTCAGTATCATTTTTGGATAAGATATTCTCGTGTCATGAGCTACATTGTCTATACAGAGCTTAACTGTGTGGCTAAATGTTTTGTAAATAGCTGGTATGTGGCAGTGGGGAGAGAAGAAGTAGTCCAAGTGTtggtaaattaaatttttctggaATAATCTGACTTTAATATGCTTTAACATTGACTTCACTGTTATACTAATATTTTGCACTCATCCcataaaatctttaaaacttGAAGTAACTGGCTTTTCAACTTAAAGCCAAACCATACCAAAATGTTCTTCTGAGTGTGGCAAAGTTTGcgtaaaaagaaaatctgaatgtGATAAGTGTTTCCCTGCGAGGAGAACCTTTTAGTGCAGTAACttgttgtggaaaaaaaaaaatcaagtagtGGCAACACTGTTGTTGTTTAGGCATGAATTTGAGAGTGGGATTTTAAAGTGTTCCGTTGGGTCTAGTGAGAAATTGGTGCGACACGATTTCTCTGATGGAGGAGGGGAAATGTTGAACTCAGACACCGTGTCTGCAAGCTGCTAACATGTGTTGCTATATTAAGGACTTTATAGAAGTAAAAACAGGCAGTTTTGTCATCCAGGAAGCTGCCTAAAAGTTTCTGCTCATCTGATGAATTAAGCTCTAACTGCAAAACTTGAAAATACTGGCTACTGGTAAAAATTTTAGCAGTAGTGACTCTTTACTGGCCTGCTGGAATTCTTTCTGTGATACCTTCCTGCATTACCaacaattaggaaaaaaatagcttgtGCTTTGCACAGGGTCTTTTGGGACATGCCGGTCCTGTATTTGCTCCAAGGTTTTAAATTTACTGAGAGATTTTATGTTGCAAAGATACAGCTGCAGGTCTCGGTGTCTGTCACAGGAAGAAATAAGCATCTAAATTAAATACATCATGTATTTGTTACAGGTGTATGAATGATTAGAGATCTGTTCTCAGGTCACTTTTTACTGCCTGGATACTGTGACTCTCAACGTTTTAGCATcaaacttcaatttttttttttcctcctttaggAGCTGCTTCCCAAAAATGTCAATCACAGTTGGATTGAGCGGGTGTTTGGGAAGTGTGGCAACGTAGTTTACGTCAGTATCCCGCGGTATAAAAGTACTGGTGATCCAAAGGGCTTTGCTTTTGTTGAATTTGAAACTAAAGAACAAGCAGAGAAAGCCATTGAGGTGAGTGCTGGTGCCTCTGCTGCTGACATTGTTCCTGGTGTCACATTGTGATATGAATGATGTGCTCTTTACTAGGTCACCTACTAAATCTTAGAGAAATTCCTAAAATATCATCATTTATAAGCTTCACTTAACAGGAGTTCCTCTTTGCTACTCCCAGACCTACAATCAGTTCCACAATTCTTTAaagatttaattcttttaataaCCTGAAGACTTTGTAGAAATacaatggcttttttttttttttttttttttcaaataatttggTTGGCCACTCTTGGCATCTTTTACAGAAAGAGATCTCTGTGCACCAGTAAAATGATTATTAAATTTTGTCAAGCAAGCATGGTCATacaaatttttttgtatttaaatgtatttgaaagTATTTATGTATTGAAATGTGATTAGGATTGCTGGTTTTTAGTTGAATGCAGAGTCTTtaaagtatgattttttttttttagtcacgttatgtggttttcattttccttcttctagTTTTTGAATAATCCACCAGAAGAAGCGCCACGGAAACCTGGGATTTTCCCCAAAACAGTAAAGAATAAACCAGTTCCTACACTGAATTCAAGTAACAACACTGTAGTAGGTAAGTGTTGCTAAATTATTGGGATCAAGGAACCATTATTAAGTTATTTGGATGAGTTTTGTGTCTCAGcttctgaagacaaaaatttcagctgctgtgttactgcagtttaatttcatgtttcttaaaagtttttaataaaaaccatGCATGTTGCTGTGTTGGGCCAGCATAGGCTTAAGTATGAAAAATCTACTGTAACTTACAAACCAGCATGACAGGACTATGTTGCAACTTCATCACCAAAacattttccctcatttcttgTGGTGTAATACAATTTCCCAGACTCCAGACACCTTCTCATCTCTTTCGTAAGACTAATTATAAATCCCATTACTATTCCTCGCCATTATCACTAGTTCTTTGTTATACCAGTAACTGTtattggaaacaaaaataatgaaatcaaaTCCATGTTTTTTCAACCTTGCTTTACACccacttattttccttcttaaagcACCCAGGAAAAACTTCATGTCAGTGTTGCATCTCTCCCATAGAAATGCCAGAGACAAGCATCTCATTTAACAACCCAGTTTTATCATGATATGTGCTATCATGATTGTTTAAGTTAAATCTAATCTCATGTTAAATCATGGGCAGTTTTAAATATTGTGTTTTTaatccagaagagaagaaaaagaagaaaaaaaagaaatccaaaatcAAGAAAGAGAGCagtgcacaggcagctgcagagccgAAGGAATTAAACATAAACACTACAACAGAGCCAGTACCCAAGTCTAAAAGACACAGGACTCCATCAGAGTGTTCTGAGATGGAGGGAACTGAGACTCCCAGGCAGCCCtccaaaagggagaaaaggaaatgggacAGAACAGAGAGCTCAGAGGTAACCTGGGAAAGCAGgccaggaaagagaaaaagaaccaGCTCAGGAGATGGTGAGGCATCAGCTCCAAAAGTCaagaaaactgctgaaaaagatgttgaaacagtaaaagaagaaacaacagaagCTCCAAAAGATGCCAATGGTAAAAAAATCTTGCCTCTTTTTATTATCATGATTTGCATGATAATATATGCATGAATGAAAGGGAATGGCAGGTACCCTGTATGGATGAGGAGAGATAGGCTGGATATAGTGGAGGCATTAGCAAGGAGTCACTGTTAAGGCAAGGAGCTACATGGGAGAATAAGGAAGAACCTGCGTTGCCAAAGCAGGGAAATCTAATCAATAGTAAAAATAGTTCAAAGAAGTTCGTATCAATAGAACTTGAGTGAAGTAATGTGTGGGTTAAACAGACGGCCTAGGCAAATGGGGACAGCCCAGGAATCTaggtaaataaattaaaatacaaaagggAAAAGCTAATGATCCAGTTTGTTTCATGAGATGAGATAAGCTGCATTGAAATCAGATTTAGTCTGACAAGTTAAGTAAATTTGGGTAGTTGATGAAATGGACTAGAAGTAGTTAATGCAAGGAACCAGTAGATATTGCATGTGATTTTATTGAAATAACATCTAACTATGTCAGAATTCAACATGTTTTCATTTGGACTGTTTAATGTAGAAGTTTCTGCAGAAGAAgacaaagacaagaaagaaacatCCCTTTCcaaatccaaaagaaaacacaagaaaaaacacaaagaaagacacaaaatgGGTGAAGAAGTCATTCCGCTCAGAGTGCTCTCCAAGTAGGTGACATACattatctgttttctgtgataTCACCGAGTTACTTGattttcccccccccccagtaGTACTGGGAAGTGGTTGGGTGGTTTCAGAAAGAGAGAACTCCTGAATGAGACTAATGCTAACAAAATCCCCCACGTTTTTCCCGTTTTCACATCTGTATTTATGAAACAAATCTATAGGTTTAATATACACTTTTAATCTCGGTCTATGTTGGGCCTCTTGGCAGTTTTGTTTGCACTTTACGATTTCTCTGTATCTCAGGGATCTTGTGAACGTTGTTGCTTTGTGGTaccacatttttaatgtttttagaATGTTGGCTTGCTCATGTTTTCCTGCAGTATGCAGTTTTTTGTCACTTGTAGGAAAGATAGAATCACGTGTTATGTATActctttttaacattttattgcttgaaaaatttcttttagtCTTGATATGTCTGACAGTCCATCACCATTGCTAAAGTGCAATTCCAAATTTTATACAACAGAGTTGCATATTAGCAACAGTATTAGGCTGTAGCAAAAAGATTGAAATACTAAAGTCTTCATTGCTTGATGTGTAGAGTTCTGCCAAGCTCATAATCCAAAAGTGTTGGGCTTTTAGGAGTCACCACAACTAAAACATGGAAGCACTTACTTTTTAGGCATCCAGCAAGTACCTCCATGTTAAAGTAGAGGGGGTCCTCGCCGTCTTGTGCTTCAAAATTTGGCTTTAtgtagaaacattttttcataatttgaTACATTTCCAAAGGGAAATGTTGAGGTAAAAAGGATTCACCACCACTAAAACATGGAAGCACTTACTGTTGTGGAGCAAAGCAAGCACATCCACATTTAAGTAATGGGGGTCCTTTGTTGGAGGAACTacataataattaaaaacaaaaatgcagtaataaaaAACATACATGTACATTCCTTGTAAGAAGGCTTAGAAGATTAGGATCCACCGCCACTGAAACATGGAAGCACTTACTTTTTTAGGCAGCAGGTACCTCCATGTTAAAGCAAAGGGAgacctttaaaattaaaaatcgCTTCAAATGAACTTTAGCCACTTAGATTTTAGCTTTTGGAGAAGATTTGCTCACATGAAAGCTTTTTCCCGGATCGAAAAATCTTCAACTGATCTGCAGGccataaaaaaagcaaaatcccagATGGTCTTTCATGATTGCGATCAGGATTCACCTCTACTAAAACATGGAAGCACTTACTTTTTCTATATCACAGAAAGCACCTCCATGTTAAAGTAAAAGGGGTccacacacaccaaaaaaaattgattaaaatgTTATCAGCGGAGCTTGTCCTCGGCCACCGGCATTCTGAGCACACTGCAACAAACACAGAGTTTTAGTTAAATGTTATTCAAGTGTAGCAAAGGGGTAAAAGAAGTTTAAAGACTATAAGCATTGCAAATACTTGCCTGACTTGTTCTCCATGATCTCCTCTTCCTTCGAGACAAGTTACCAAGCTCCTCCTTGAGCTTGTATTTATACCAAACCTTGCTATGGGATGGTGTTGCCTTTTTATCTCCACGAATCCTTACGTGGgtcttttgttattttaatgcCTTTGCTCCGTTGAGAATGTATGATCCTGGGTGAGTCTGGATGCTTTTTTGAAGTATACAGTTGTCACTGTTAACAGCTAAAACCATTACCACAAGATATCCTCCTCTTTAAAAATCCTCTATCAGCTTGTTTGATAGGACAGATTAGGGTAACAATGAGTCGTTCTCACAGTGGCACTGCGGGCATTGTGTTGCTGTGGAGCAAAGTTCTCGCTGTTTGCAGAAACATCTCCGTGTtaaatgtatgtaaatatataaattgcTTCCATGGGGGGGTACTTTTTAACCAAAATGCATTTGAATAGTGAGGAATGTTCTTATCTCGGTAGGTTTTCGGTGAGTTTAACCAGTTGTTGATTTTCCatcaatgatttttttctagaaaatgaGTGACTGATTCTTAATATAGTGACAAAGGAGCGGGTTCACTGAACTAATTCAGTGAATTGAGAGTTCACTGTCTCTCTGAATTAACTCTGAATTTAGTGCCTGTTCTCGTGTAGTTCCAGTGGAAGACACAGTTTACCAAACTGTTTGCTATGTTGTCtgaatatttaaagcaaatttgAAAGCCACTCCGTTGGAACGATAGGTTGAGGTTGTTGGAACTCTCTTGGGTTATTAAAATCTGAAGCGAAGTCATCGGCAGTTCAGCTAGGGACAAAACTGAATTTGACTGAAGTTCAGGGAGATCTCTAATGGCAGAATGGTCTGCACTGTCCACCAAGTCCACCTAAAGCTGTTTGTAACCTGTTAAATTACCATTAAGTTTCTAAACATCAGTTTCTTGTTTACAACTGACGGTCCTGTGCCTGTGTTGCTCCTTTTAGGACTGAATGGATGGATTTGAAGCAAGAATATTTGGCCCTGCAGAAAGCCAGTATGGCCTCCTTAAAGAAAACGATGTCTCAAATAAAACCTGAGCCCGTGGGAGAGATGGAAACAGAATCTGGTGtgcagaaatctgaaaatgacaaaagtaatcctgggttttttcttgttttcttgatGTTTCTAGTATGCAAACAGAAGTGCTGCAAGACCCTGATCTTGCAGAAACACTGCCACAAGGTTGTATTTTGTAAAATGGCTGTTGTTTTCTCAAAATGTCAGATAGCAAGAGCAACCCCCTGTATTTAGGTGGATTTGGGAGTAAGgagttatttaaatatatactAAAGTGatttcagaatatttcagtAGCACTTTCCAGGCTTACAGCTATATTGAGGTAATTGTAATTAGCCTCAGAGAGGTAAATCAGCAATCAGCTTTTTGGGTGTTGCAGCTTGGGCCCGACCTGCTTGGGTTTAACTGTACCAGAGATATGCAAAAAACCAACTTGGAATTGGGCTTTATCAGCTCTATAGATAAGATGAGCTTTGTAATTATGTCCTCATAGTTAaatttctacttcttttttcaggtttagagttcttctttattttatttgctctgaATGCTCTGTGCTTCCCTTGAGTAGCTTTAACATTGATGTTCCAGTGGCCCTCTGCATGTTTTCAATCACTCTAGAACTGAGGGGTTACTATTGGtacaatagaaaaaatattcttatagGAAGGACCCCGTGGACTGTAAAACTTTCTCAGACTTTTCTtgaagctggttttttttttttttacactaaaATTGACTGGAACCTATGGACAGTCTTGATCCTTCGTTTAATAAACCTCAATCTACAGTAACAATATTTGATGCTTGTATACATTGTTCTGTGCTTTCAtaacttcttaattttttcaacctaa
This window of the Corvus cornix cornix isolate S_Up_H32 chromosome 4, ASM73873v5, whole genome shotgun sequence genome carries:
- the LARP7 gene encoding la-related protein 7, which gives rise to MTGMETETTRDKAMEEESTEQKKEREKKKRSRVKQVLADIAKQVDFWFGDVNLHKDRFLREQIEKSRDGYVDISLLVSFNKMKKLTTDGKLIARAVKSSSVVELDLEGTRIRRRQPLGERPKDVDSRTVYVELLPKNVNHSWIERVFGKCGNVVYVSIPRYKSTGDPKGFAFVEFETKEQAEKAIEFLNNPPEEAPRKPGIFPKTVKNKPVPTLNSSNNTVVEEKKKKKKKKSKIKKESSAQAAAEPKELNINTTTEPVPKSKRHRTPSECSEMEGTETPRQPSKREKRKWDRTESSEVTWESRPGKRKRTSSGDGEASAPKVKKTAEKDVETVKEETTEAPKDANEVSAEEDKDKKETSLSKSKRKHKKKHKERHKMGEEVIPLRVLSKTEWMDLKQEYLALQKASMASLKKTMSQIKPEPVGEMETESGVQKSENDKTTSEDCAPPAKANTMGPQFVSGVIVKIISTEPLPGRKQIKDALAVLAEVAYVDMLEGDTECHVRFKTPEDAQTVMKLYKEIQIKNNWKFEVLTGDHEQRYWQKILVDRQAKLNQPREKKRGTEKLIAKAERMRLEKTQQTSKHIRFTDDN